The Flavobacterium psychrophilum genome includes a region encoding these proteins:
- a CDS encoding 3-phytase, protein MRIRKIIAALLFVGLYFSCSTKLASVRADALKPAVVTQQTLHDTDDPAIWINPQDATKSLVIGTDKDTDGGLYMYDLNGKIVKKSIPLLRPNNVDIAYGLIINGKKTDIAVTTERLSNKIRIFSLPNLEPIDNGGIEVFTGEAERDPMGVSLYTRPSDNAIFAIVGRKTGPSGTYLWQYELSGSTGKVTANVVRKFGKFSGKKEIEAIAVDNELGYIYYCDEQSGIRKYMADPALKNDTEIAFFGTTGFKADNEGIAIYKKDAKTGYILVSNQQANTFMVYPREGANGNPNEYPLLAEVPTSTIECDGADVTNVNLGGKFHNGMFVAMSNGMTFHYYTLDDIQARIDLQKKK, encoded by the coding sequence ATGAGAATTAGAAAAATTATAGCCGCTTTACTGTTTGTAGGACTGTACTTTTCATGCAGCACAAAACTTGCATCGGTAAGGGCAGATGCTCTTAAACCCGCTGTCGTAACACAGCAAACACTACACGATACAGACGATCCCGCAATTTGGATAAATCCACAGGATGCTACAAAAAGCCTTGTTATTGGTACAGATAAAGATACCGATGGCGGATTGTATATGTACGACCTTAATGGCAAAATCGTTAAAAAATCTATCCCGTTATTAAGACCTAACAATGTTGATATTGCGTACGGACTTATAATCAACGGTAAAAAAACAGATATCGCTGTTACTACCGAAAGGCTTAGCAATAAGATACGAATTTTTAGCCTGCCCAATCTTGAGCCGATAGACAATGGCGGTATTGAAGTTTTTACAGGCGAAGCAGAGCGCGACCCTATGGGTGTATCGCTTTATACACGCCCTTCAGACAATGCTATTTTTGCAATTGTAGGAAGAAAAACAGGTCCTTCGGGAACATATTTATGGCAGTATGAACTTTCCGGATCTACAGGAAAAGTTACTGCTAATGTGGTAAGGAAATTTGGAAAGTTCAGCGGTAAAAAAGAGATAGAAGCCATAGCTGTAGACAACGAGCTGGGGTACATTTATTACTGTGATGAACAGTCCGGTATTCGTAAATACATGGCAGACCCGGCCCTTAAAAACGATACTGAGATCGCCTTTTTTGGCACTACAGGTTTTAAAGCAGATAACGAAGGTATAGCCATTTACAAAAAAGATGCTAAAACAGGTTACATACTTGTGTCTAACCAACAGGCAAATACATTTATGGTATATCCGCGTGAAGGCGCAAACGGTAACCCTAACGAGTACCCGCTACTGGCAGAAGTTCCTACATCTACCATAGAGTGTGATGGTGCCGATGTTACCAATGTAAATCTTGGCGGTAAATTTCACAACGGAATGTTTGTAGCCATGAGTAACGGTATGACGTTTCATTACTACACATTGGATGATATACAAGCCCGTATAGATTTGCAAAAAAAGAAATAA
- a CDS encoding ankyrin yields the protein MKKLFSLLLLCSALCSAQQKAKDVFDVARSGTVEEMKALVQIKKDTVNSVNAHGYSTLILACYRGNKPVAEYLASKVDNINYNSSSGTALAAAAIKGDVATVKILLENKANPDLADANGMTPLMFASQFDNKELLLLLLKYKANATVANSEGKSAMDYAVHNKNQEIINLLKSK from the coding sequence ATGAAAAAACTATTCTCCCTGCTGCTATTGTGTTCTGCACTTTGCAGTGCACAGCAAAAAGCTAAAGATGTATTTGATGTTGCCCGCTCGGGCACCGTTGAAGAAATGAAAGCATTAGTGCAAATAAAAAAGGACACAGTAAATTCGGTAAATGCCCATGGCTATTCTACTCTTATACTGGCGTGCTATCGTGGTAATAAGCCTGTGGCAGAATATTTGGCTTCAAAAGTAGATAATATAAACTACAACAGTAGTAGTGGTACTGCACTTGCCGCTGCAGCAATAAAAGGTGATGTTGCAACGGTAAAGATCTTACTGGAGAATAAAGCTAACCCGGATCTTGCGGATGCTAATGGAATGACTCCATTGATGTTTGCATCGCAATTTGACAATAAGGAGTTGCTTCTTTTACTGCTAAAATACAAGGCTAATGCAACAGTTGCAAACAGCGAAGGTAAGTCGGCTATGGACTATGCAGTACACAATAAAAACCAGGAAATTATAAACCTGCTCAAATCAAAATAA